In one Brassica oleracea var. oleracea cultivar TO1000 chromosome C9, BOL, whole genome shotgun sequence genomic region, the following are encoded:
- the LOC106319424 gene encoding uncharacterized protein LOC106319424 isoform X1, which produces MLLCQTVYLFLPDAHREIAPERRRLVVKSTVGEVSFREPETSRDNEEIKSLKLKLMSVVSGLNRGFVASVDDLQRAETQRLFFASSTNFVYALHLSSFQNGRECAKGLPVEICSIDLEAGDFITAFDYLAEKESLLIGTSRGLLIVHEASKIEAQLDEQMHLYHRLVSTKSDGEESDLEAGIDLLLRQLQQVNAQMQAWVSSGGSEMVSHTLTRHQEIVQDLTQVMFHLILTSFL; this is translated from the exons ATGCTGCTCTGTCAGACCGTCTATCTCTTCCTCCCCGATGCTCATCGTGAAATCGCACCTGAGAGGAGAAGACTCGTCGTGAAATCAACCGTCGGCGAAGTCTCCTTTCGCGAACCGGAGACATCTAGAGACAACGAGGAAATCAAATCTCTGAAACTCAAGTTAATG AGTGTGGTCTCGGGGTTGAACAGAGGATTCGTGGCGAGTGTAGATGATCTACAAAGAGCTGAGACTCAACGCTTGTTCTTCGCATCATCTACTAATTTCGTTTACGCCCTTCACCTCTCTTCCTTCCAA AATGGGAGAGAATGTGCGAAGGGTTTGCCTGTGGAGATCTGCAGTATTGATTTGGAGGCAGGAGATTTCATCACCGCCTTTGATTATCTTGCGGAGAAGGAGTCTCTCTTAATTGGGACTTCTCGTGGGCTTCTGATTGTGCATGAG GCTAGCAAGATTGAAGCTCAACTTGACGAGCAGATGCATTTGTACCACAGACTTGTTTCCACAAAGTCTGACGGTGAAGAGAGTGATCTTGAAGCTGGGATTGACTTATTACTAAGGCAACTTCAACAAGTTAATGCTCAGATGCAAGCATGGGTTTCTTCTGGTGGTTCAGAGATGGTCTCTCATACCTTAACTCGGCATCAGGAGATCGTTCAAGACCTCACACAGGTAATGTTCCATTTAATACTTACTTCATTTTTGTAG
- the LOC106319424 gene encoding elongator complex protein 1-like isoform X2: protein MLLCQTVYLFLPDAHREIAPERRRLVVKSTVGEVSFREPETSRDNEEIKSLKLKLMSVVSGLNRGFVASVDDLQRAETQRLFFASSTNFVYALHLSSFQNGRECAKGLPVEICSIDLEAGDFITAFDYLAEKESLLIGTSRGLLIVHEVKRNVTELVGNIEGGVKCLSPSPTGDLLGLISGFGLLLVMTYDWDLMYERALSEVPEG from the exons ATGCTGCTCTGTCAGACCGTCTATCTCTTCCTCCCCGATGCTCATCGTGAAATCGCACCTGAGAGGAGAAGACTCGTCGTGAAATCAACCGTCGGCGAAGTCTCCTTTCGCGAACCGGAGACATCTAGAGACAACGAGGAAATCAAATCTCTGAAACTCAAGTTAATG AGTGTGGTCTCGGGGTTGAACAGAGGATTCGTGGCGAGTGTAGATGATCTACAAAGAGCTGAGACTCAACGCTTGTTCTTCGCATCATCTACTAATTTCGTTTACGCCCTTCACCTCTCTTCCTTCCAA AATGGGAGAGAATGTGCGAAGGGTTTGCCTGTGGAGATCTGCAGTATTGATTTGGAGGCAGGAGATTTCATCACCGCCTTTGATTATCTTGCGGAGAAGGAGTCTCTCTTAATTGGGACTTCTCGTGGGCTTCTGATTGTGCATGAGGTAAAGAGAAATGTGACTGAGCTAGTTGGAAATATAGAAGGAGGTGTCAAGTGTCTCTCCCCTAGTCCTACTGGAGATCTACTTGGATTGATTAGCGGTTTTGGTCTGTTGCTTGTAATGACTTATGATTGGGATTTGATGTATGAGAGGGCGCTTTCTGAGGTTCCGGAAG GCTAG